The genomic DNA TGAGAAGAGGCCACGCCCGCCCGACACCGAGCCCGTCGAACGCGGACCCGTCGTCGTGCTCGCCGTAGCGATCGTCGCTCACGCGATGCCACGACGATCCATACGGCGTCTCCACCCCGAGCACATCGTCGACCACCCGCAGGGAGTCGCAGATGCGCGGATCGTCCGGTGCGCGAAGCCCGAAGCGCACGAGGGCCAGGACGTCCGGGGTCACCACCGCCTCCGCCGCCCCCCGCAGACGAAGCGGATCGAGAACAGGACGGGGGGTGCTGAAGGCGCGCTCGTCAGCGGGCGCGATGCGCACGTAGTACCCATCCACACCGACCCAGCGCGCCACGTCGGTGTCTCGCACGTATGCCCACGCGTCGATGCCCTCGTTCCAGATGTCAGCGGTCTCACGCAGGTATGCGGCATCCGATGGCTCGCCGTGGGCCTCGGCCATGTCGGCGGCCACGAGCAGCGCCGCCACCACCGCGGCGAGGGTGAAGGGGGAGGTGCCCGGATCGGTCTCCGTGCGATCGGCCTGGAGCACAGGACCGCAGCGCGCGATGAACGTGACCGCGCGACGCACCATGGGCCACAGCCGCTCGAGGGCGTCCCCCCCGTCGAGAATCCCGTGCCGCTGCGCGAGCTCGACCAGCAGGATGGTGAGTGCGGGCTCGTCCATCTGACCGTGGTTGAGCAGCGGCCGCCCGCTCGGAGTCGAGCTCTGGGCCCAGTGCCCCTCGCTCTCCTGCGTCGCGCAGAGGTAGTGCAGAACGCGGAGCGCCTCCGCGCGCGCACCCGCAGCGATGAACGCCCCTCCCGCCAGCGCCAGGTCGCGCGGCCAGACGAGATGGTAGTCACCGAGCGTGGTGCTGCCCTTCTCGAAGCCCCAGGGGATGGAGAGGCTCGGAATCACCGCACCGGGGAAGCGCTTGTCTTCGTGGACGCGAAGCGCCATGACGCTGCGCCGATACAGGTCGCCCTCACGCGGCGCCTGGCGATCGAGGGGAACGAGAGACGATTGCAGCTGCTCCCATCCGACGACATAGGTCTTGCACGCCGCCTCGAACCCATCGAGGAGGCTCTGAGAGACCTGCAGGGCCGCTTCCTCGGCGGTGGCGCCGAAGCCCAGGGCGATGTCCACGCCCACACGGGCCGCCTCGGCGTCGATCTCGCCCGTAAGGGCCACGTTGCCGTTCTCGGCACGCTCGTAGCGCCACTCCAGGCGCTTGTGACGATGCAGGTCCTGCCACCCGTCAGACACCCCGACGAACCCCACCGACGCTGCGGTCCAGGGCGTGCTGCACGCCACCGCCAGGGCGATGTCACCGCGCTGGGCGAAGAGCATGGGCACGCCGCGATGCTCCCCCACCCAGGCGTGGTTGTCGGCGCCGCTGTTGCCGATGTGGGGCGCCACCAGGAGATAGAGCCGCGCGGTCGAGGCAAGGTCGCCATGCGGGGTGAACCGTGTGCGCTGCAGGAGAACGCTGCGCCGTGGATCGCAGACGACCTGCTTGGTGATCTCGTACCGGCCGCTTCGGCATCGGTTGACGAGGCGATACGCAGGAACCCCGTCTGCCAGAGGCGTGACCAGGCTCTCCACGTCGCGCTTCTCCTCAGAGAAGAGCGCCGACCCGTCTGTGACGATGAGGCCCGCGTCGCGCAGGCACGCAACGTCGACCGACGGATGGTACACCTCGTTGAGGATGCCGTGGCTCAAGGTGAACCAGACGAGGCTCGAGTTCCAGAGCGCGGTGCCGACGCCCGTCTTGGCGGTGGAGGTCCAGCGCGGACTGCTGCCCGGCGCCCCTGGCGCGTGAGAGGTCATGCGCTGGTTCGCGTTCGTGCCTGCTCCGCAGCGCTCCTGCCCGCGACCCGCCTGCGCGTGGAGGGGCCAGGCGCGACCTCACGCCCGCCGCGCGCGCTACACGGGCCTCGCATACGAACTTCTGACGTCGCGCACACACACCGCTAACACGGCGCATATGCCGTGCTAACGAGACGTGCGTATGATGAGGGCACAACAGATTCAACGCAGGAGGTTGACAGAGATGATCTCGATCTGGGATGCCCACAAGGAGAACCTCTCGCTGCGCGATGCGATGAACCACCTCATCGAGCAGTCGTTCGTACCCGCCTCGCTGAGCCCACGGAACGGCGTGGCGCTCGACGTGACGGAGTCGCCAGAGGAGTTCGTGGTCCGCGCCACCGTGCCCGGCACGAGCAAGGACAACATCGACGTGCGGTTCGAGGGCGACACGCTCACCATCCGCGCCCGCCTGCAGTGCGAACCCGCCCGCGAGAACGAGCGGTTCCTCCTGCGCGAGCGGTTCAGCGGCGAGGTGAGCCGGAGCGTCACCTTCCCGGTCCGCATCGACGCGGAGAAGGCCGCAGCCGACTACAAGGACGGGGTGCTCACCCTGACCCTCCCCAAATCGGAGTCTGTGAAACCGCGGACGATCAAGATCGGCTGATCCAACCATCCCCAACGCCCCCCATACGAGGGGCAGACCCCTCCCCTCCCCGTGAAAAAGGGCCTGTCCGATGTGGACAGGCCCTTTCATCTCTTCACACCGAACCGCTCGCTCGGTGGACGATTGCGAGAAGCGCAGCCGAAAGCCGCACTTCCGGCAATCGTTCTGGGCGAAAACCGACCTCTTCGGCCGTTCTCCTAGAAGAGAAGTGCGTACTCGCTCTCCTTGCCGCTCTGGCGGACGCGCATCGACAGCCGACCATCGGCTCCGCGGCGCATCTCGACGACCCGATCGGAGTCTTCGTCGGCGAAGGTCACCACGTCGCCCTGACGGGTCAGGGTCCCGGTCATCACCAGACCGCCCACGGGCCAGAACGTCTCGATGGCCACGCGGACACGGCCCTCAGACAGCGATGTGACGCTGAGACGGGGCGACAGCAGATGATCGAGACGCACGCTGATCTCGGTCGACGTGCGCACGATCTGGCCGTGATCGGCCTCGTAGGGAGAGGTGGCGTAGCAGCGGAAGCTGCCGCGGGGGATCCAGCGGTCGGCGATGGCCTCGAGTCCGACAGCCTCAGCGGCGACACCGCCGCGGTCCAACGTGCCCACACCCTGGGCACGCTCGATGGTCACGGTCACTTTCTTCACCTCGCAGTTTGATGGGTCGTGACGCGGCGATGGTTGGAGCGTCGAACGCTCGAACGCCCCCAGGGACAGCCCACGAGACAAGCTCGCGACCCGTCAGGGATCCCTCTCCAGGCACACAACGCTCCCCAGTATAGCGGTTCGTCCCGCTCCTGTAAATAGGGGCCTCCATCGCAATGGCCCGCACGCCAGGCGGAGCCCTCAGTACCGATCTCCCACCGTCAGGTACACGTTCGCCACGCCGCTGCCCGTGACGGCGCCCTCGAGGCGAATCAGCCCGACGGGGCTCTGCACGTGCAGACCGACACCGCCCCCCGCACCGTTGCCCGGCTTTCCGCGCACCAGGCCGGGGCGACCGTGCACCTTGCCCTGACTGTCGAAATCATCGGCGAAATCGATGAACATCGCGCCGCGCAGCTTCAGATCGGTTCCGAAGAGGCTCGCCTCGCCGAGAGGGAAGCGATATTCGAGCGTGCTCTCGACAAAGCCCTGGGCCGCGCCGAGTGCACCCGCAGACCAGCCTCGCACCGAGTTGACCCCGCCCAGGGCGTAGGCGTCGTAGGGCGGAACGTCTCCGAGCGCCAGCCCGGACTGCAGGTTGAAGATGAGCGACTGGCCGTGACGTCCCACGTCGAAGAACTGGGTCCAGTTCCCGCTGAGACGGGTGGAGTGGATGGGGTCGGGACCGATGGGAAGGGTCTGATCGAATCCGAACCGCAGCTTGGTGCCCCGCGTGGGGAACTGGAGGTTGTCGAGCGTGCTGTAAAGCCCGACGACGCGAGCGCTCAGCAGCTGATCGGTTCCGTTCGGGCGCATCGTGAGCGGGTCACCGAGCTGATCGACCGGTGTCACCTGTCCGGTGAAGGCCCCGGACTGCACGGTGACCTGCCGGTATCCGAGCGCAGCCGCCAGCCGCAGCTCGGGAGAGAGGGGCAGTGCGTACTCCACTCCTCCACCGACCTGACAGGTCCACGGATGGGCGCCGCGCGGATCGAGAAGTCCCACTGGCACAGGGCCGCCCTCAAAGGCCAGCGTGCGGGCGCGCCAGGTGAAGACGTTTGCGGTGAGCACGCCAGGCCCGGACGCGGGGCGCCACGACCAGCTCAGGTCGGCGCCCAGCTGCGTGAGGTCGGCCGCGGCCTCGAGCAGGAAGCGCTGGGCGGGCGCGGGCCTGACCGCGAGGTACACGGGCAGGCTCACCGTCGACAGGCTGTAGTTTCCGGGCAGGAGCACCGGGATCCGGGTGGGACCGAAGAGCGCCGTGGGATCGGGCTCGAGGGTGCCGAAACCGAAGCCCTCATCGCTCCCGAGGTTCATCTGGCCTCCGGTGGGCCCTTGGAACTCTGACCGCGACGTGCTCGGTGGGCGCTCAGGCTGCTCGCCGCCCGCCTGTGCCGGAGGGGCGGCCTTCTTCCCCGCCTGGGCGCACACAGGCAGGGTGAGGGCTGACAAGATGACGAGCAGATGGAGCAGAGACGTCACGAGTGCGCGAAACCGCGGGTGCATTCTCGAATCCTCTCGTTGGGCAGTGAGCCGATGGTAGAGGCACAGCGCGGAGAAAGTCAATGCCTCGAAGGCAGACACCCATGCGACATGGTCTGATAGGCGTCAATCCTCTGCCGGATGTTAAAGAAACGTCAATTCCCTCTGTGGGGTCGGGGGTGTACGATGCAAGCAAGGAAGGCTGGGAGTGGACCGCGCGCCACGCCCATGGACAGGACGTGCCCGCATGCAGATCTCTCGCACATCGGCGCCGGCCAGGGCGGCACAGGCGCCCCCCGCGCCATCCCCCGCGCCCGCGGACGTAGCGGTGAGCAGCAACGCCCAGGACACCACGGTGCTGTCGAACGGCGCCGCTTCCGTCAAGAGCCAGACTGCCGCGCCCCTGCGCACCGCGAAGGTCGCGTTCAAGAAGAACCCGCCGCAGCCTGTCAGCGGTGCGTACGTCTATGCCGACAGCGACAGCAGGGTCCACGGCGCACTCCCCTTCGCCGCCGCAGCGAGCACCGTCGCCGTGTTCGAGAGCGCCCTCGGCAAGCCCATCACGTGGTCGTTCCACCGAGACCGTCTCGACGTGGTCCCGGATCGAGGACAGAACCTCAACGCCTTCTACGACGCCTTCGACGGGACGCTGAACTTCTTCCATGCGGTCGACCCGCGCCGGGGGCACACCATCTACACCGGCGACTCCGGTGAGGTGGCCTCGCACGAGACCGGGCACGCCATCCTCGACGCCCTGCGCCCGGGCTACCTGCAGTCGTTCGGCTACGACACCCGCGCCTTTCACGAAGCCTTCGGCGACGTCACGGCCATGATCATGAGCCTGCGCGACGAGCGCACCCTCGATCTGGTGATGGCACAGACCAACGGCGATCTGTCGAAGCCGAACGCGGTGGCCGCCATGGGCGAGCAGCTGGGCATGGCCATCAACCACAACGCGGGGCAGAACGTCACGGGCGGACCGTGGCTTCGCAACGCCATCAACACGTTCACCTGGGCCAGGCCCTCATCGCTGCCCACCATCGGCGGACCCGACCAGCTCGGCAACGAGGAGCACAGCTTCTCCCGGCTCTGGACCGGCGCCACCTACGACGTGCTTCGCGGAATCGTGAACCGCAGCACCGCAGCGGGAATGCCGGCGCGCGACGCGCTGCGGGCCGCGGGCGATGAGCTCCTCACCATCTACGTGAACCTGTTCAAGACAGCCCCCCAGGGCGAGTTCACCTACAAGGACATGGCCCTGGCCATGATCAAGGCCGACCGCAGCTACAACAGCGGTCGCAACGCCGACCTCATGACCCAGGTGTTCACCCGTCGCAAGATCATCCCCCGCGACGCTGTCGAGAGCCTGGTCACGGAAGCGCGCCCCCGCGAAGACCACGCGCCCCTCAGCGCCGACCCTGGCACGTTCGACCTGCAGGTGACGCTGCGAGGCGACGGGTTTGGCATGTTCGACGGGGCGGTGGTGGAGGTACCGATAGACGCCGACGGCGCGCTCACACAGAGCACCGAGGTGGGCGATCGGTTGCGCGAGAGCATGCGCGCGCTGATCGCCGCGGGACGCATCAAGTACACCGAACCCAACCAGAAGCTCGAGAAGCGTGACCTGTTCGACAGCGAAGGTCGGCCCTACGTCGGCGTGGTGCGGTGGCTCGACGGTCGCATGCGCATCGAGCGAACCGCCATCGCGAGCTGAACCACCGCGCTACAAGGTGAAACGCGGGTGGGCGGCGGGCGACCAGGGCAGCGTCTCGCCCAGCAGCATCTCCACCGCAGGCCGGGTGTAGGGCATGGCCGTGGGATAGACGTAGCCACGATGGGCCGGATAACGGCCCATCAGCTCGCGGTAGCGGTCGTACAGCGGCACCTCGCTCGCGTCGGCGTACGGTCGCGCCGTCTCGCGATAGACGCAGAAGTCCCACTCGATGGGCTGACGCGCGTAGCGTCCGAAGACGCGGCACGCGAAGGGCCGGCGCGCGTATACCGTGCAGCCGCTGGCCTGCGAGTAGAAGGGGCATGTGAAGCGAGAGAAGGCATGGCGGCGATCCGGCGCGTGCTCGTCGAAGCGCGACTGCGCGCCGACGCGTCCGAGGGCCGGCGTGCTCATGGCGTATGCATACTCGAGGTCGGAGCATGTCATGTAGAGCGGCGGCCCTTCGCAGCAGCGCCCGCACCCGGCACACGATCCGCGCGGCGTCGGCAGGTCGCGCGTCTCTTGCTCAAATGCGTCATAGAGCTGCTGCAGCTCGCTGAACAGGTCCTGTTGCGTCTCAGGGGGAAGCTCGAAGAACGACATGCCCATCTGTTCGCCATCGTGGCGCGCGTTCTTGCCTGGTCGCGCGCCCGCCGAGGGCAGATCGGCAGGAGAACGCACGCTCGCGCGAAGGAATCTCATCCATCGCCCACGCTGACAGAGAGGACCCGTCATGGCATTCGAACAGAACCTCATCACCGAGTGGCCCGACATCGAAGCCCTGCTGCGCACGGTGAGACGCGTGGCGGTGCTCGGAATGAAGACCGAGGTCCACGCCGATCAGGCGGCGTGGTATGTGCCCGAGGCCCTGGCCAGGGCTGGCGTCGAGATCGTGCCCGTGCCGGTGTACTACCCGGAGGTGACGCACCTGATGGGGCAGCCCGTCTATCGCAGGCTGGTCGACGTGCCCGGCGACCTCGACCTCGTCGACATCTTTCGTCGGCCAGCCGATGTGACGGGGCACGTCGACGATATCATCGCCAAAGGACCGCGCATCGCCTGGATGCAGTCCGGCATCCGCAACGACGAAGCCGCCGAGGCACTTGCCCGCGCGGGCATCAAGGTGGTGCAGAACCGATGTCTCATGGTCGACTACGGGCGCGTTGCGCGCTGAGCCTGCGCCCCTCAGCTGAGGGCGGCCACCACCGCCATGGCACGCGTTGTGACGTCGCCGATATCACTCACGGGGTAGTGATCGAGAACGAGCACCCCCTGCTCGAAGCGAACGCGCGAAGCCACGGTCTCATAGCAGACCACGACGCGTCGAAGCACCTGGGCGAGGGGCGGACGAGAAGCGTCGAGCCGCAGCGCCGCGAACGCATCGATGAGGGGTTGGAAGTACACCTTCTCCAGCGCCTCTTCGTAGTGCTCGGCGTAGGCATCGACGTCGAGACTGGCCCAATCGACCTCGACGTCGACCTCGAAGCCCGCGGCTTCGTCGATCTGTGCCTTCAGCCCGGGATAGCGGTGCTCCTGGAACGCGCGGATGGCGCGTCGCTCTTCCATACCCATGCCTCCCCGTTCCCTTCGACATCGCCGCGGTCCTCTCTCCCGCGAAACGCCCCTCTCTTCAGGCTGCGAGGCCTCGCATGCGCCTGACACGAGCGTGCCTGGCGAGCCTCTGCCTCGCTGCAGCCCTGACCGTCCTCGCACACGACGGTACCGCCGCGGCCCCCTCCGCTCGGAGCGCCGTCGCCCAGAGCGGTGGGGCAACCGCTGACGAATCCGCTCTCCTCGAACGCCTCGAGGGCATCGTGAATCGGCTGATCCCCGTTGTGGGCGGCGATGGAATCTACTGGCGCGTTCGCATGACCTCGAATCCGGTGCCCAATGCCTACGCCCTCCCGAACGGTCTCCTGGTGGTGCATCGCGGATTGCTGGAGAACCTCCCCGGCACCTCTCCCCTTCAAGACGACGAGCTCGCCTTCGTGCTCGCCCACGAGATGATGCACGTGGCACTCGGTCACGCCAGCCGCGCCGCCTCCGTCGACCGTGGCCTCTGGCGAACCCTGGCCAGGAGCGGCGTGAATCGCTCTCCGCTGGGCAATGTCACCGCGGCCGTGCTAAGACAAGGCGCATCGGCATCCTACTCGCGCGAGCTCGAGACGCAGGCCGATCACGAGGCCCTCCTGTGCGTGGCACAGGCGGGCTTCTCACCAGAGGCCGCGCTCACGCTCTTCGAACGCATGCAGCAGTTCGAGCAGACGCGCCCCGCCACGTTGCGCATCTTCCACACCCATCCGCGCACGGCCGACCGTTCGGCGAACGTGCGCGCGTGGCTGGACGCGCATCCCTCCTCTGGCAGCAGCCTGCTCGGCGGGAAGCCCCCACAGGCGTTGCCCGTCACCGTCGTGATGCTGGGCGACCGCGGGCTGGCCGACGCGCTCGCCCCGACCGCGGCGAACGCCGAGACCGAGCAGACGCGAAACCTGCTCGCGGAGAAGGTTCCACCGACCTGGACCGAACGTCTCAGCGCAGCCCTTGCCCCGATGCGCGCATTCACGAATCTGGTGATGCTTGCCCCTTCCGCCCCCCCGTTCGACCGGGACGCGCTGCTGCGTGACGCGGCGGCGCACCCGTCCACCCTCGTGCTGGCCCTGGCGCTGAACGACGTCAAGCAGACGAACATGCCATGGCCAGGGGGATGCGTATACGCGGTCCACGTGCGCTTGTCGGCGTTGCTCATCCGACCCGGCGACGGCCACGTCATCGATCGAATCGAGCTGCAGGCGTCGCGTGAGGCGACCCTGTCCGGACAAGGGGGGCAGACGCGGGAAGACGTGATCTCGGAAACCCTGGTCCGCGCCCTTCGCCCGATGGAAGCCTTGACGCGCAGCACCCTTCGTGCCTTGTCGGCATCGCCGAGGCCGGGCGGGGAAGGGCTGCCCTCGAAGCCGGCGCCCGCCGAGGAGATCGCACCGGCGACTGCGAAGCCCGCCCTCCCAGATCACGCGGGAGACGAGAGATGAAGCAGCGCGTCGCAATCCTTGGAAGCGGCAACATCGGCACAGACCTCATGATGAAGGTGCTGCGACGAGACGGCGCCCTCGAGATGGGGGCCCTGGTGGGCATCGACCCGACGTCAGAAGGCCTGGCGCGGGCCCGACGCCTGGGCGTTGAGGCCATCGTGGGCGGCGCGCAGGCGCTGCTCGACAGCCCCACGTGCCGCGACATCGGCATCGTCTTCGACGCCACCTCCGCGAAGGCCCATCACGCGCACGCCCCGCTGCTCACCGCGCGGGGCCTGCGCGTCGTCGATCTCACCCCCGCCGCCATCGGCCCCGCCGTGGTGCCGGTCGCCAACCTCGAGCAGCACCTCGACGCGCCCAACGTGAACATGATCACCTGCGGCGGCCAGGCCACCGTGCCGATGGTCTGGGCCGTGCGCCGCACCGGCGCCACGGTGGGCTATGCCGAGATCGTCTCGTCCATCGCCAGTCGTTCGGCTGGGCCGGGCACGCGGGCCAACATCGACGAGTTCACCGTGACCACGGCGCGGGCGCTCGAGACCATCGGTGGCGCGGCACGCGGGAAGGCCATCATCGTGCTGAACCCGGCCGAACCGCCCATCTTGATGCGCAACACCGTGTACGTGCTGGTGGAGGGCGACGCCGACATCGACGCGCTGCGTGCCTCCATCCGCGAGATGGAGGCTGCGGTGGCCGCCTACGTCCCCGGCTACCGCCTCGTGCGAGACCCCATCTTCGAAGACCGTCGCGACGACCCGGTGCGCGTGCCGGGCGAGCCCCCGCGTCGTGGGTGGAAGATCACCTGCCTGCTCGAGGTGCGAGGCGCAGGGCACTACCTGCCGGCGTACGCCGGCAATCTCGACATCATGACCGCCGCCGCCCTGCGCGTGGGCGAGCGCATGGCCGAGCGCGTCAGCGCCGCGGTCTGAAGAGGAACGACCGATGCTCATCGTCAACGACGTCACCCTGCGCGACGGAATGCACGCACTGTCGCACCAGTACTCGGTCGACCAGATGGTGGCCATTGCCCGCCGTCTCGACGCGGCCCGCGTTCCTCTCATCGAGGTATCGCACGGCGACGGCCTGAACGGCAACTCGTTCAACTATGGCTTCTCGGCCCACACCGAGGCCGAGTACATCACCGCGGTGAAGGCCGAGCTCAAGCACGCGCGGCTGGCGGCGCTTCTGCTTCCGGGCATCGGCACGGTGCGCGATCTGCGCGAGGCACGAGCGCTGGGTGTCGATACCGTGCGCATCGCCACCCACTGCACCGAAGCCGACATCGCCGACGAGCACATCGAGGCCGCCCGCGAGCTGGGCTTCGACGTGGCAGGCTTCTTGATGATGGCGCACATGATCTCAACGACCGAGCTGGTCGAGCAGGCGTGTCGCATGGAGTCGCGGGGCGCGCACTGCGTCTACGTGGTCGACTCGGCCGGCGCGCTGCTCATGCACGAGACACGAGATCGGGTGCGGGCGCTGAAGCAGTCGCTCGCCTGCGAGGTGGGCTTCCACAACCACAACAACCTCTCGCTGGGCGTGGCCAACACGGTCATCGCCGTCGAGGAAGGGGCCGATCGCGTTGACGCGTCGCTGGCTGGCATGGGGGCGGGAGCGGGCAACTGCCCCCTCGAGGTGCTCGTGGCCGTGCTCGCGCGAATGGGGGTCGAGACCGGCATCGATCTCTACCCGCTCATCGATGCCGCCGATGCCATCGTTCGCCCGCTGCAGACGCGCCCCGTGCAGACCGACGGCAACGCGATCATGCTCGGCTACGCGGGGGTGTACTCATCGTTCCTGCTGCACACCGAACGCGCCGCGAAGCGCTTCGGCGTCGATCCGCGCGACGTGCTGATCGAGCTCGGGCGCCGCAAGATGGTGGGCGGTCAAGAAGACATGATCGTCGACGTGGCCCTGCAGCTGGCCGGTCGTCGCGAGGGCGCCCCCGCGTCAGCCTGAGGCGCGCAGCACGCCCGCCAGAGCGTCGAGGGGCAGCCCGAACACGGTGTTCCCATCTCGTCCGACCATGTCGGTGCCGGCGAACAGGGCATTGACGATGGCCTCCTCAACGGCCTCCACCACCCCATCGAAGAGGGGGTTCAGCCGCGACTCGTCGACCGACTCTAGCAGGCGCGGACCCTGAGGCGGCGGGGTCACCATGACGTTGCGCGTCGAGAACGCCAGGGCGAAGTCGCCGCTGCCCCGATTGCCCTTGCCGCCCGTGCGGGCCACTCCGAGCCAGGCGCGCTGCGCCAGGCGCGAGAGAGCGCGGGCGTCGAGCGGAGCGTCGGTGGCGATGACGAGAATGAACGAACCCTCCGGCTCAGGGCTGCCCGCGCGATCAAGCGGCATGCGATCGGTGAGCAGGTCGCCGAGCGCAGTCCCCCCCAGCACGAGATCCTTGCGCCGCCCGTGGTTGTCGTTGATGAGCGCGCCTACCGTGTAACGTGCGCCATCGACATCGACCACCCGCGACGCGGTACCGATGCCGCCCTTGAAATCGTAGCAGGTCATCCCCGTGCCCGCTCCCACGGCCCCTTCGGCCACGGGTCCGCCGGAGGCCGTGTCGAGTGCGGCGCGCACGTGCTCGGAGGTGACGTGCCGACCGCGGATGTCGTTGAGAAAAGAGTTGTCGCACTCGCCCACCACGGGCGTGAAGACATCTTCCTCACGACCCAGGCGCGGATAGCGGTCGAGCATCCACGAGATGGCTCCGTCGAGCACACGCCCAATGCTCAGGGTGTCGGTCATGAGAATGGGCGTCTCGAGAAACCCCGACTCGTTCACCCACCACAGACCGGTCATCTCGCCGCAGCCGTTGAAGGCGGCCGCCGCCGCGGGCAGCTTGCGATGGAAGGGATCATCGCCCGGCGCGAGCACGGCGGTGACCCCGCATCGCGCGGCATTGCAGCCCTCGCCGTGAATCACGGTGACGTGCCCGACGCGCACACCGTCGACGTCGGTGATGGCATTGCGCGGGCCGGTCGGCAGGTCTCCCAGGCGAAGCCCCCACGCTCTCGCGCGCGGCCGGACCAACGGGGGCAACCCGTGCTCGCTCACGCTATGCGGGCTCGGGAACGTCGGGGGCGATCGACTTGATGGCGTCGACCACGTGATTGGCGATGCCGCGGTAGAGCGCGAGCTCATCGGCTTCTCGCTCGGGCAGCGGCGCGTCGATGAAGGTGCTCATGTCGAGGGGCTTGCCGATGAAGACCCGAACGGTCTGGAACGCCTTGGGAACCGTCATGCCCACGCCCAGCACGCGGCTCATGCCCACCATGCGCACCGGGATCACCGTGGGACGCGACTTGTAGATGAGCTTGCCCACGCCGGCCTTGCCCCGCCCGATCTCGCCGGTACGCGAGCGCGTTCCCTCGGGAAAGACCACCACGATGTTCTGCTTGAGCAGCTCGATCCACCCATCGACCTGGGCCATGTCGCCAGACTTGCGGTCGACAGGGAACGCCCGCAGGTGGCGCAGGAAGTGGCGGCCGATGACCCCCATGATGCGATCTTTCAGCTTGCGCGATCCGGGGTCACCGAAGAAGTTCTTTCGGTCGGCGAGCTGGATGGGGAGGAACTCGGGGCGGAAGAGCACCTTCGGCAGATACACGGCGCTCTCGAAGGCGAAGTTATCGAGGATCGAGTTGTGGTTGAGGCAGTAGAGCACATTCTCGCTGTGCTCGGGAATGTTCTCGGTGCCCTCGACCTGGGTGCGGTTGAGCAATCGGAAAAGCACGAACGAGCCTACCGCGGCCGCGCCAAGAGCCAGGCCGAACGCCAGCCCCCCCCGCACGCGACTGAACGCGCGAACCTCTGGGTCTGCCTGCGCTTGCGTATCTTCCACGAGTGTCTCGTCAGCCACGCCCTGGGTCATCGTCTTGCCGCCTCCTGTGCCATCACGCTTCTTCCCTCGAAGAGCCCCGGAGAGAACGCGTCAATTCTCCGTGAAGGCACACATGCCTTCATGCGATTCA from Pseudomonadota bacterium includes the following:
- a CDS encoding 1-acyl-sn-glycerol-3-phosphate acyltransferase is translated as MTQGVADETLVEDTQAQADPEVRAFSRVRGGLAFGLALGAAAVGSFVLFRLLNRTQVEGTENIPEHSENVLYCLNHNSILDNFAFESAVYLPKVLFRPEFLPIQLADRKNFFGDPGSRKLKDRIMGVIGRHFLRHLRAFPVDRKSGDMAQVDGWIELLKQNIVVVFPEGTRSRTGEIGRGKAGVGKLIYKSRPTVIPVRMVGMSRVLGVGMTVPKAFQTVRVFIGKPLDMSTFIDAPLPEREADELALYRGIANHVVDAIKSIAPDVPEPA